The stretch of DNA TGACATAAAGAAAGTGGTGCCGCCGTATGTCCGCATTTCCCGCGTTCTCCGGGATATCCCGTCTAAATTCATCGTCGCCGGTCTCAAGGACTCGCTGCGGGACATCGTCAAAGAGCGGATGAAGCATGACGGTATTGCCTGCCGCTGTATCCGCTGCCGGGAGTACGGCCACCGGGCGCAGGCGGGCTGGACGATAGGGGAGCCGCATCTTGCCCGGCTGGACTATGACGCCGCCGGCGGTAAAGAGATATCCCTCTCTTTTGAGGACGATAATGAGACGCTCTTCGGTTTGCTGCGGTTGAGAATTCAGCATGGCAATCAGGCCATAATAAGGGAGCTGCACGTCTTCGGGCCGGAGGTGCCTTTAAATGAAAAATCCGACGGCGCGGCGCAGCACAAAGGGTTGGGCAGGGCGCTTTTGCGGGAGGCGGAACGTATCGCTCTTGATGAGTTTGCCGCCCGGCAAATCGCGGTATTGAGCGGCACCGGCGCTAAAGAGTACTACCGGGAGTCCGGCTATAGCTCGCGGGGCGACTATATGGTCAAGGACTTGTCCCCGACCCCTTAATACCGCCCCAGCTCTTCCAGCCGCTCGTCGTCTATGCCGAAGTGATGCGCGATTTCGTGCCGGACCACCCGTTCTATTTCTTTCACTATCTGGGCGTCATTGCGGCACATCGCCTCGATGGATTTCTGGAAAATGGTGATTTTGTCCGGCATGGTGAAGCTGTAGCCGGAAGTCCGGCCGGTCAGCGGCACCCCTTCGTACAGGCCCAGCAGCGTGTTGCCCCTCCGTCTGTCCGTTTTGCTCAGCTGGGTGCGCGTCGGCTCGTCCGCCACCACTATGTCGATGTTCTCCAGCCTGTCCTGGAACTCTTCGGGCAGTTTTTCTATGGCCGCCGCCACCAGTTGTTCAAATCTTTCGGCTTCCATTTTCCTTCTTCACCGCTTCCAGTCGTTTCAGGTCGAATATCATGCCGTCCCGCGCGGCTGTGACCTTTACTCCGGTCTTTTCCGTGAGGTCGGCGGCTATCTTCCGGGGGTTGGCCTGCCAGACTTGCAGCCCGTAGTGGCTCAATATGGCCGCCTTCGGCTTTATTTCGGTTAGTAGCCGGGCTACCTCCGGTATAGCCAGGTGGGCGATTGGCGGGTACGGCTCGGTAAACACCATGTTGATAATCAGCAGATCTGCTTTATAGTGTTCTGTCAGCCCCTGGAAGTAGCCTGTATCGGCGATGTAGGCGAAATTGCATTCGTCCGTCCGGAATACCATGCCGTAGGTCTCCACCGAATGTATGTGCCGCACCGGCGTGGTGAAGGAAAAATTGCCCACGGTATAGGTCTTGCCCTCTTCCAGGACGGTAATGCCGTCGATAAACTTTTTAAGATAGGAAAAAATGACCGGCTCCTCGCCTAAAGCGTCCGCCGGGGCGAACAGCCGCCCGCGCCGCCGGAAGCCGCCGTTGGTCATGGCTTCTATTATCACGTTGGTGTCCGCCGAGTGGTCCAGGTGGCGGTGGGACAAAATCACGGCGTCCAGCTTTTCCGGGTTCAGCTTTCTCTTGGCGCACTGGACGATGCTGCCCGGCCCGGGGTCGATGATGGCCTCCGTGCCGTTAAGGTTAAGCCACAGCCCGCCGGAGGCCGCCAGCTGCTTGCTCACCATGAAGCGTGCGCCGGCTGTCCCCAGGAAGGTAATGGTATTGGGCGGGGCGGGGTTTTCTTTTATCATGGGTGGGTTTCCGTCTTAATGATAAAAGATACCGTGTATTTTTACAATCGTGCCAAAACGGGGAGTGTGCTTTGACAACGGTATTCACTCACGTTTATACTGGTTAGCGTATGGATATAGGCCTTTAGGCCGGTATATTTGCTATATCGTATGATACACGTGTGAAAGACGGAAATTTGGTATAATTAAAGGAAGCGAAAATGGAAAAAGAAAAGCAGCCCCGCAGTGTCGGCCACATGGATGTGCTGCTCGGTCACAGCGCGGATGCTATTCTGGCCACCAACGCCGAGGGAATTATCCAATTCGCTAACAAAGAAGCCTGCGAGCTGACCGGGCTGACCCTGAACGAGCTCATCGGCGTGAGCATCGTGGATGTTTACGAGAACATCGAGGCGGCGCGCGAGGCCAACCGCAAAATTTACCAGGCCGGCGGCACGATACATGATATGGCCACCAGGACCAAGACTAAGTCCGGCCAGGTTATCCCGGTGCGTGTTTCCGCCTCACACCTTTATGATAGCGGCGGTAAGTACATCGGTGGGGTAGGCTATTTCGCCAGGTACCAGCCCTCGGGCGCGGCGGACGACCAGATGAAAGCCCGCATCGAGCAGCTGGAATCCAGGCTGGAAAACTGGAAAAATCTGGCGGTTAACTTCGGCAAAATCAGCAAGGAGGCAATCAGTTCATGGATAAAGTCTTACCCGGCCTTGAAGAAGCGATAGCTGATATTAAAGATGGCGCCGTGATCGCCATCCCGGGCTTTTTCGCCTGCGGTGTGCCCCGGGCTTTGCTTCAGGCCATTATCAAAAAAGGCGTTAAAGACCTCACTCTTACCTGCGGCTGCGGCCCCATGCTCGGCGCCGCCCAGGAATTAAAAGAGCTGACGCTCAACGGTCAGTTGAAAAAAGTTATCGATTCTTATGGCCTGTTCCGCTCCGCCAGCAAGGGAATGCAGGACCCGTTCGAACAGGCGGTCAGGGCCGGCAAA from Dehalococcoidales bacterium encodes:
- a CDS encoding metallopeptidase family protein; the protein is MEAERFEQLVAAAIEKLPEEFQDRLENIDIVVADEPTRTQLSKTDRRRGNTLLGLYEGVPLTGRTSGYSFTMPDKITIFQKSIEAMCRNDAQIVKEIERVVRHEIAHHFGIDDERLEELGRY
- a CDS encoding MBL fold metallo-hydrolase, producing MIKENPAPPNTITFLGTAGARFMVSKQLAASGGLWLNLNGTEAIIDPGPGSIVQCAKRKLNPEKLDAVILSHRHLDHSADTNVIIEAMTNGGFRRRGRLFAPADALGEEPVIFSYLKKFIDGITVLEEGKTYTVGNFSFTTPVRHIHSVETYGMVFRTDECNFAYIADTGYFQGLTEHYKADLLIINMVFTEPYPPIAHLAIPEVARLLTEIKPKAAILSHYGLQVWQANPRKIAADLTEKTGVKVTAARDGMIFDLKRLEAVKKENGSRKI
- a CDS encoding PAS domain-containing protein, whose translation is MEKEKQPRSVGHMDVLLGHSADAILATNAEGIIQFANKEACELTGLTLNELIGVSIVDVYENIEAAREANRKIYQAGGTIHDMATRTKTKSGQVIPVRVSASHLYDSGGKYIGGVGYFARYQPSGAADDQMKARIEQLESRLENWKNLAVNFGKISKEAISSWIKSYPALKKR